The following proteins are co-located in the Vigna unguiculata cultivar IT97K-499-35 chromosome 9, ASM411807v1, whole genome shotgun sequence genome:
- the LOC114164510 gene encoding adenine nucleotide transporter BT1, chloroplastic/mitochondrial-like produces the protein MDPYQKEKSNLCNKSQVPLMGRRKIQVFDEKSDGFFSVGCLGFQSEDRCYQFGGLFASVSQMGVGVGVQPSEPSDSRDNGDTKLPFNELFIKYQGKDEVVEERVDGKKRKGGFSLRLKIKSPSLRRLFSGAIAGAVSRTAVAPLETIRTLMMVGNSDHSTTEVFHNIVKTDGWKGLFRGNFVNVIRVAPSKAIELFTFDTVNKNLSPKPGEESKFPIPASLIAGACAGVTSTICTYPLELVKTRLTVQRDVYDGLLHAFLKIIREEGPAELYSGLAASLIGVVPYAAANYYAYDTLKKAYKKVFKQEKVGNIETLLIGSVAGAISSSSTFPMEVARKQMQLGTLSGRQVYKNVFHALACILEQEGIQGLYRGLVPSCMKLIPAAGISFMCYEACKRIFLEDDEED, from the exons ATGGACCCCTAccagaaagaaaaaagtaaccTTTGTAACAAATCACAAGTGCCCTTGATGGGTAGGAGGAAAATCCAAGTGTTTGATGAGAAAAGTGATGGGTTTTTCTCTGTCGGTTGCTTGGGGTTTCAATCCGAAGATAGGTGCTACCAATTCGGAGGCTTGTTTGCCAGTGTTAGTCAGATGGGAGTGGGGGTTGGTGTGCAACCGAGTGAGCCTTCTGATTCGCGCGACAATGGTGACACAAAACTTCCCTTCAATGAACTGTTCATCAAGTACCAGGGAAAAGATGAGGTTGTTGAAGAAAGGGTtgatggaaagaaaagaaagggtgGTTTTTCATTGAGGCTTAAGATAAAAAGCCCTTCACTGAGAAGGTTGTTTAGTGGGGCAATAGCTGGGGCTGTGTCTCGCACTGCTGTGGCACCTTTGGAGACTATAAGAACTCTTATGATGGTGGGGAATAGTGACCATTCCACCACTGAGGTGTTCCATAATATCGTGAAAACTGATGGCTGGAAGGGCTTGTTTAGGGGTAATTTTGTTAATGTCATTCGGGTTGCGCCTAGCAAAGCCATTGAG CTATTTACTTTCGATACAGTGAACAAGAACCTATCTCCAAAGCCTGGGGAAGAGTCCAAATTCCCAATTCCTGCATCATTGATTGCAGGTGCCTGTGCTGGAGTGACTTCAACCATATGTACATATCCTCTTGAATTAGTCAAGACTCGACTAACAGTCCAG AGAGATGTTTACGATGGTCTGCTTCATGCATTCTTGAAAATAATCCGAGAAGAGGGTCCTGCAGAACTTTACAGTGGGCTTGCAGCTAGTCTTATAGGAGTTGTACCCTATGCTGCGGCCAATTACTATGCCTACGACACTCTGAAGAAAGCATACAAGAAAGTTTTTAAACAAGAGAAAGTGGGGAATATTGAGACCCTTTTGATTGGTTCTGTAGCTGGTGctatttcaagtagttcaactTTTCCAATGGAGGTAGCTCGCAAGCAAATGCAGCTTGGTACCCTCAGTGGAAGACAGGTTTACAAGAATGTGTTTCATGCCCTTGCATGCATACTAGAACAAGAAGGGATCCAAGGTTTATACAGAGGGTTGGTACCAAGTTGCATGAAGTTGATACCAGCCGCTGGAATCTCTTTTATGTGCTACGAAGCATGCAAGAGGATCTTTCTAGAGGACGATGAGGAGGATTAG
- the LOC114164476 gene encoding EG45-like domain containing protein 2 isoform X2: protein MMKLFSFVILLSLFLKQVSLVIGDVGTAASYGPPYIPTACGGNRAGQFPPGNLFVAVNEGLWDNGAACGRRYRIRCVSGNNKPCKGGSIDVKVVDSCSASPCPNSLLMSNDAFAAISRFPHAKINIEYTH from the exons ATGATGAAGCTCTTCTCCTTTGTAATATTGTTAAGCCTTTTTCTCAAACAGGTGAGCCTAGTTATTGGAGACGTTGGCACTGCTGCATCTTATGGACCACCTTACATAC CTACTGCTTGCGGTGGAAACAGGGCAGGGCAATTTCCTCCTGGAAATCTATTTGTGGCTGTGAATGAAGGGTTATGGGATAATGGAGCAGCGTGTGGAAGGAGATACAGAATAAGGTGTGTGAGTGGAAACAATAAACCATGCAAAGGTGGTAGCATCGATGTCAAAGTCGTAGATTCTTGTTCTGCCTCACCTTGTCCCAACAGTCTCCTCATGTCAAATGATGCTTTTGCAGCTATTTCACGCTTCCCTCATGCAAAAATCAACATTGAATATACCCA TTAA
- the LOC114164476 gene encoding EG45-like domain containing protein 2 isoform X1, whose product MMKLFSFVILLSLFLKQVSLVIGDVGTAASYGPPYIPTACGGNRAGQFPPGNLFVAVNEGLWDNGAACGRRYRIRCVSGNNKPCKGGSIDVKVVDSCSASPCPNSLLMSNDAFAAISRFPHAKINIEYTQI is encoded by the exons ATGATGAAGCTCTTCTCCTTTGTAATATTGTTAAGCCTTTTTCTCAAACAGGTGAGCCTAGTTATTGGAGACGTTGGCACTGCTGCATCTTATGGACCACCTTACATAC CTACTGCTTGCGGTGGAAACAGGGCAGGGCAATTTCCTCCTGGAAATCTATTTGTGGCTGTGAATGAAGGGTTATGGGATAATGGAGCAGCGTGTGGAAGGAGATACAGAATAAGGTGTGTGAGTGGAAACAATAAACCATGCAAAGGTGGTAGCATCGATGTCAAAGTCGTAGATTCTTGTTCTGCCTCACCTTGTCCCAACAGTCTCCTCATGTCAAATGATGCTTTTGCAGCTATTTCACGCTTCCCTCATGCAAAAATCAACATTGAATATACCCA GATATGA